The DNA region ACCGATTGAAGAATGTCTCTTCGGCGTGCCCGAACACTCACTCATCCGCCTCGCTTCGAGCTTGTGACAGCAAATGAGCCGCATTTCAGCCGTTTTGTGTTCAATTAGAGAAAAATCTCCAACCAGCATATGGCGTATGTGGCTATGTGAACTCGCAAACAAGCAGGGCGTTGAGGGGTCGATCGACCTATTCCCGAAAGGGTTATTGGCAGTATCGATTAACGGCCTCAACCTCAAATCGGCCACACACAACCCTACATGTCAGCAGATGCCACACATCTCGACGTCAGGGGGCGTTGATTGGTGGCTTGGCCAGTTGGGTGTCTTATAACTAAGCCGTATTAGGAAAATACAAGTCGACGTGAGAGACCATCCCATGTGTTTACATTCATACAGGAAAAAACATCCGTCCATTCAGAGTGTGCCGTGGCGTCCAAGTCTGTCCAATAACGGGAAAGGCGTCTGTCGATGAGATTACGCCTCGCCGCGGGCCGGTCGAGAGGTCAACCGGACCCCTAGTTTCGTGCGTTCGTCCCTCTGGACATCCTCTCGCTTCTGCTATACCTGCAGCGTCAGActgtgcccccccccctcttccacCCCCTTGGTGTCCCAAAGGAGATAATTCCACACAGGCGGTGCCACTGGGGTCTGCAGCCGTTAGGCAGATACAACCAAACCGCTCGCTTAGCCCTGGGGTTTGCAACGTGGAGGTTCCATGGGCCCAAAAAGCCGCGTGCTGTTGTTTCTGTGAGACTGGTGATATATctggcatggcatggcatggcacATCAGTCTCGGAAAACGCAAACGTCGATGATTGACCCATCCCGCACCAGTTCTTGTTACTCTCATCAAACTTATATTCAGCCTTATTCAATCCTCTTCTCCACCAATTTCCCGATAATCTCTCGGCTAACTCCTCCCAACTCTTCTCACCCATCCACCCCAACCAGCACTTCATCCCTTGCCTAGAGTCCAACCCAGCCAGCACCCCGTCAAAAAGCACAACCAACGTCTGGAAATTAACCCGTGTTCACTCTCACCGCCATGGCGGCGCCAAAGTCGGCGTTCTGGCGCCAGGTGAGCACCCTCACGACCAAGAACCTCACCATCCTCTACGCCCGGCACCCGGCCTCCACCATCTACACCGCCCTGCTGCTCCCCATCATCCTGACCGTCTACCTCGGCATCGGAAGGAACCTCAACAGCCCCCAGAACGACTACGGCATCGCCGAGCCCCGGCCCGTGCGGTCCCTCCGGGACggcctcgcggcggcggacggctcggCCCGCGACACggtcgtcttcgtcaacaACGGGCTCGCGGGGGGCGAGATCGACCGGGTCATCGGCTCCCTCTCGCAAGAGGTCACGGACGCCGGCAAGATCGCGACGACGATCGAGGACCCGACCGAGCTGGGGCGCATCTGCCGCTCGTCCTTCCGGGCCACGACGTCCTGctacggcgccgtcgtctttCACTCCTCCCCCAGCGAGGGGAGTGCAGGTGGTGTAGATGGTGATAGTGGCGGCATCTGGAACTACACCCTGCGCGGAGACGGCGCGCTCGGGTCCAGGTtccgcgtcgacgacgacgataacGACGCTCAGGTGTACACGCTGCCCCTCCAAAGGGCCGTCGACTctgccatcgccgtcgtcaccaccaccaccaccaacaacaacgacgacgacaacaacagccAGTCCTCCACCCCCCTTGCCGGCACCCGCGAATGGGGCTTCACGGACGAGACCGAGGACGAGCGACAGGCCAGCGCGCGCAGGCGGTACCAGCAGACCATCATCGACTACCTCGGCGTCTCCTTCGTGCTCGCCCTCATCGGCATGAGCTACCACCTCCCGGGCCACATCGCCACCGAGCGCGAGAGGGGCCTGTCCCAGCTCATCGACTCCATGATGTCGACGCGGCACGAGTGGGAGGCCCAGGCCGTCCGCATGGTGGCCAACCTgtactccttcttcgccgtctACGTGCCCGGCTGgatcgccgcctccgtcatcgCGAGGAGCATGATCTGGAGGGAGACCAacatcggcgtcgtcatcgtcttcttcgtcctggGCGGGCTGGCCCTGACCTCccaggccgtcctcggcgcgtccttcttcaagaaggccCAGCTTTCCGGCGTCGTCAACTCCCTCGTCTACGTCCTGCTGGGCGTCCTGGCCCAGGCCCTCCCGGACCcgggcaccggcgccgtcacGGCCCTGAGCCTGCTGTTCATGCCCTGCTCctttgtcttcttcatcaAGTCGATGGCGCgcttcgaggccgagggccagccCATGGACCTGCTCAGGGCCCCGCCCAACAGCGCGTCTGCCCTCCCCGGCATCGCCATCTGGGTCTTTCTCATCGTCCAGTTCTTGGTGTACCCGCTGCTCGCGGCCCTGGTCGAGCGCCGGATCCACGGCATCGGCTCCGAGAGCCGCAGGGTGTacaagggcgacggcgcccggcccgaggacgccgtcatcatccacgGGCTGACCAAGGTCTACTCGCCGGGCCTCTTCCGCCGGGCCTTCTCCTTCGTCTCCAAGCCCCGTCCGTCAACTGTTGCCGTCAACAACCTCGACCTGACGGCGAAGCGCGGCGAGATCCTGGCGCTCCTCGGCGCGaacggcagcggcaagaGCACGACGCTCGATGCCATTGCGGGAATCAGCCGGTTCAACCAGGGCAGCATCTCCATCGACGCGtccggcggcatcggcatcgcgcCGCAGAAGAACGTCCTCTGGGACGAGCTGACCGTGGCCGAGCACatcgccatcttcaaccaGCTCAAgtccccggcggcggggacgggCGGCCACGAAGACCAGGACCAGCTGATCCACTCCATCGGGCTCTCGACGAAGCGGAAAGCCCAGTCCAAGACGCTCTCGGGGGGGCAGAAGCGCAAGCTGCAGCTCGGCATGATGCTGacgggcggcagcgccgtctGCTGCGTCGACGAGGTGTCTTCCGGGATCGACGCGCTCTCGAGGCGCAAGATCTGGGACATACTCCTCTCGGAGAGGGGCCGGAGGACCATCATCCTGACGACGCACtttctcgacgaggcggatcTGCTGGCGGACAACATCGCCATCCTGTCCCGGGGCAGCCTGAGGGCCGAAGGGTCTTCCGTGGCCCTCAAGaacgccctcggcgacggctACCGGGtccacgtcctcgacgccaaggaCGTGAGAGAACCCCCGgaagtcggcggcgttgcgaTGGCGGTCTCGTCCAACACCATCACCTAcacggcgccctcgtcgaagctggcggccgaggtgaTCCGCGCTCTCGAAGGCCGCCGGATCCCCTACCGGATCTCGAGCCCCAACATCGAAGACGTGTTCctcaacgtcgccgaggaggtccgCGGGGAAGACCTCAAGTCGATTCGGGACGGGCCAACCGTCGGGAGCTCACCGACGTCAAGCCAAGAGCCCacagaggagaaggacaaggacgtcATGGTAgcgcgcggcggcggaagagaCACCTTGGGGCTTCAGTCCGGCCGCCAGGCGGGCTTCCTCGAGCAGACGCCCGTGCTGGTCCAGAAACGCTTCACGCTATTCAAGACGAACTGGATCCCGTAcgccatcgtcttcgtcgtccccatcgtcgcggccgccgtcatgcagctgctcgtcgccgacgaggggcCCACGAGCTGCGACCCTGCCGACCTCACCAGCGGATCGGGGAACCTGGACAACTACAGAGAAGCCCTCGAGGGGGCATCTATAGCCGCCGggccctcgtccgccttCTCCAGCTCCGCGATGGGAGATctcttgggcttcttggcGCCCCCCGGGTCCAACGGTTCCAACGACACCACCGGCAACAACATCTCGCTGAGTGACAGCTACCAGGACCTCAGCCGGTTCATCGAGGACAACAGGAGGAGCATCACCCCCGGCGGCCTCTGGGCCGGCAGCGGGACGGACGCTCCGCCGACCATCGCCTACCGGACggacgccaacgccgtcttcgccgccgtcatcctgCAGAACCTGCTGAGCATCACGGCGACAAACAtcagcatcgccgccgcctacgcCCCCTTCGACAGCGTCATCCCGAGCTCGACGCTGACCACGGCCCAGCTGGCCATCTACTTCAGCATCGCCCTGTCCATCGTCCCGGCCTTCTTCGGGCTGTACCCCAACGTCGAGCGGCGGTCCCAGGTCCGCGGCCTGCAGTACTCGAGCGGCGTCCGCTCGCTGCCGCTGTGGGCGTCCCACCTCCTCTTCGACTTTGGCGTCTTCCTCGCGCCCCTGCTGCTCGCGGCCGTCATCTTCGCCACGTCCTCGGACATCTGGTTCGCCCCGGGCTACCTCTTccccgtcttcctcctctacGGCGTCACCTCCATCCTGCTCTCCTACGTCCTGTCGCTCCTCACCAGCAGCCAGGTCGCCACCTTtgccgccatcatggcctACAACGGCGTCGGGTTCGCCGTCTACCTGATCGCCTTCCTCTACATCATCACCTTCTCCCCCGCCACCGTTTCCGACCGCAACATCCTCATCGGCCACTACaccatctcggccgtcttccccgTCGCGTCCGTCTGCAGGGCCTTGCTCGTCGGCCTGAACACCTTCTCTCTGGCGTGCTCCGGGACGGGGTTCGGCGACCCCGGCGCCCTGAACGCGTACGGCGGGCCGATTCTCTacctcgccgtccaggcCATCCTCCTATTTAGCATCCTCTTGTATAACGACAGCGGGAACAAGCTGCCGGCCTTTCTGACCCGGAAAAGCTCTCCTTCTGCCGCCAGTTCAGTCGCACAAGCAAACGAGGACCCCGAGGTGGCCAGCGAGCGTGTGCACGTCGATTCCAtctccgacgacgacggcctccaGGTCAGGCACGTCACAAAGAAGTTCGGGTCCTtcaccgccgtcgacgacgtctcCTTCGGCGTCCGCCACGGCGAGGTCTttgccctcctcggccccaacggcgccggcaagTCGACGACCATCTCCCTCATCCGCGGCGACATCCAGCCGAGCCGCAGctcctccggcggcggcggcgacgtcttGGTCGAGAAGGTCTCCGTCACGGCCCAGCGGGCCCTCGCCCGCTCCAACCTCGGCGTGTGTCCGCagttcgacgccgtcgacgccatgACGGTCGCCGAGCACCTCCGCCACTACGCCCGGCTCCGGGGCGTcccggacgccgaggaccaaGTGCGCGCCGTGatccgcgccgtcggcctcgacgcccacgTCGACGTGCCGGCGCAGCACCTGTCGGGCGGCAACAGGCGCAAGCTGTCCCTCGGCATCGCGCTGACGGGCAACCCGTCCGTGatgctcctcgacgagccgtcgtccggcctcgacgccgcggcgaaGCGGGTCATGTGGCGGACgctcgccggcatcgtcccGGGCCGGTCGATCCTCCTGACGACGCACAGCatggaggaggccgacgCGCTggcggggcgggcgggcatCGTCGCGCAGCGCAtgctggccgtcggcgaggtcggggAGCTGCGGAGCCGGTTCGGCGACTCGCTGTACGTGCACCTCGTGAGCCGGACGGCGCCGCACTCCACCGAGGcggagatggagaggatgCGGCGGTGGGTCGTCGGCGCGTTCCCGTCCGCgcgcgtcgaggccgagacgtACCACGGCCAGATGCgcttctccgtctcggcgtcggaTGTGCTGCAgaggaacggcggcggcggtggtggtcaGGAGGACCTCGGCAGAGATagaggcgacggcgactcCCGGGCGGAGGGGAGCAGCCGCGAGCTCAGCGCCATCGGCCGGCTCATCGTCATGCTGGAGGAGAACAGGGACGTCCTCGGGATCGAGCACCACAGCGTCAGCCCGACGACGCTGAGTgacgtcttcctcgccatTGTGGGCCAGCACAACGTCCAGGAGGAGGGGTACGCGGCGCGGccgggggagaagaagatcaaCTGGCGAAAGATCCTCCTCGGGTTCTAGGACGGAACGTATTTGTCGTTGTGGTATTTCGCTCTTGGTCTTTGGTGTACTATTAGACAGCGAGCGGGTTTGGAGTTGGGCGTGTGATTCAACGATTCCCTGGACatgttctctctctttttttctttttggttTGTTTTTTCCatctctttttcttttctttgaTAATGTTCGTCTCATGGGCTACTTCTTCATGTGATTTCATATACTGGATGAATTCATTCTGTGTTTCACACAAGCGGTCTTCAACCATGTGCTGCTGTTTCTGCTGTTTGATACCCATGTCCCAACCAAGAGCTGCATTGTGATGGCATAAACAGAcccggtgatgatgatgtagACTTACCTTGTGACAATGTAAGCATCTTGGCAAGAAACCAAAATACATAGCCATACACCTACAAGAAAATTCTGCCCATTGACTTTTAGATAAatgtcgaggagaagaagctccgGCGAGCTGCCAGTTTCGGAACACACCAGCGGATCTTGGCGAGATCTTGATGACCGCGGCGGGATTCGGGAACAGCCCGGGGGAGAACACCAAGGCGAAGTGGAAAACTCTTTTTTATCAAACAAACATACATGGCTTACGAAATACTCCTGCCAGTTTCAAACATGTTCGTTGAGGCTGTCGTTGATGGTTTGGGTTATACGGTTGTCGATCAGGGGGCGGCGATCGTCTGCCAAGTAACGGGTTCTCAAGAGAGACTACAGAACCAGCCTCAACTAGTGAGAGCATAGCGAAAATCAAGGCTCCAATAACGAATAGACGGACACAATGGACCGTACTCATCGCCCCGCCTGTTTTTtttggtgtgtgtgtgtgtgtgtgtgttttcCTCGCCACAGCTGAGATCTAGAGCGGGTATCAGTGGCTTCATCCTTGTCGAGTTGAGGAAGATAACTCCGTTTTCTCCACACTTTGAATTTGGAGCAGACATCTGACATCGCCCTGACGTCAAAATACCGCCAACAAAGACGTTtgtctgcctgtctgtctgtttgtCTACACTTTGTTGAACACCGATGAGCAAGGAAAGCCCCTcgaggggagaaggggggaggcgGATAACAACTCCACCAAATCCTCCCAGGTATTCAAATGTGCCTCGACTCTTTGGGCGGCAACTCCACCCTGTCAAGAAGCAGAGCCCGCCGTGTCGGCCGGTACAGATTGCCCAACGCAGCCCAAGCCTGCagaccttggccttggcggctTGGAGCAGCTGAAAGAGTCGATCAGAGTCGATCCCCGTCAACGGTTCCGCCGTATAACCTCATAACATACCGGGAAACCCACCAGCTGGCTCGCCGAACGGACGACTGAGATGGCTGAGATGACGACCGGCTTCTCCATCCGGAAGAAAACGTCCGTTTGTGTCtccaggggggggaggggggctcCTCTCGGTCGCAACTCCTTGGTCAACACCCGTGGGTCTTTAATGTGGTCTCTGTGTCACCAAACGTTTCCGCATCATGACGGCGTACGGAGGTTTTGCAGCGGAAAGGCGAGATAACTCATCACCACCGACCGCCTCTTGAGTACAAAACACAATGTCCCGCGGGcatggagaaggaggaaagTGACCACTGTGTTTAACATCAAAGATTCGAAGCATACGAGACAAGAAGTCGTTTGTTCTCAACTGACAACAGAAAGAATGCACCCATCACACGGCGAGAGCCAAGTATCTGGCGACAATGACCAAGCGAtacgagggcgagggccagAAACCGATAACACACAGACGTCCCAAGAGTCCCAAGAAGCCCGGCCAGAGAGCCAACACGACGGCCAACGCAATGCTCAGAAACAAGACAACCACCAAAACGAACACGGACATGACGGCGAACAACAGGACAGGCCGCGAAGCGTGCTCGGCAGCCTGGACACCCAACGGGCGGACCTCTTCGGCGACTGGATGAAGTCCCGCGCGCCGCAGCACGAGAGCCTCCCTCACCAGTCCGTAAGCTGGTGGGATCCGGGACTGGCAACGGTAAGTTTTGCTACGGATCCCTTTCGATTgaacagagagagactgaCCGGCGAGGAACAAATCTCAAACGAACAGCTACGGAAGCACATCTCTGTCATGTGGTGCAGAAACAGTAAGCCAAGATccctcccccatcccccccttttcctgaACCTCTGATGCCTCTTCGTGTAGACAAACAAGTGCTAACCACCTCGTCCCCACCACAGCCTTCATCATCTGCGTCTCCATGTTCCTCATCCTCTGCCTCTACTGGGGCATCGTCTTCCGCATCGAGGAGAACCTGCCGTCCCTCGtctgcttcgtcgtcgacttcgACGGCCAGGCCGCCCCCTACGACGCCGTCACGCCCCTCGTCGGCCCGGCCgtcaccgccctcgccaacgagACGCTCAACAGCCCCGTGCCGTCCATCGGCTACCAGAtccgcaccgccgccgagttcGACTTCGACCCGCTCAAGGTCCGCGAGGCCGTCTACCACTTCAAGGCCTggtccgccgtcgtcgtcaacccCAACGCGACGGCCCTgctgcgcgccgccgtcgaggtcggcaacGCCTCGTACGACCCGACCGGCGCCGTCCAGGTCATCACCATGTCCGGCCGCGACTCCTTCATGACCTACAGCTACATCCTCCCGAGCCTGACCACCTTCACCTCGGACCTGATGACGCGCTTCGGCGAGGCCTGGGCCGCCATGCTCATGGCCGACGACACCCTGACCAAGGAGACCCTCCGCGCGGCCGCGAGCGCCGTCAACCCCGGGGTGTCGCCCCTCATGCTGGACCTCCGGCCGTTCGGCCCTCCGGCGGCGATCCCGGCCGTGACGTTCGGCCTTAGTTTCCTGATTGCCCACCTCGGCTTCACCTATTATCTTGCCGACGACAGAGTAAGCTAACACAGTCCCATGTCTCTGATATCATCTATAAGCAACCCCTTTCCCCCGAGATCCAGAAATCACTAACAACTTCCCCACCGCCACAGAAATGCATCGTACCCGAAGGCCATCCCCCCGTGCACTACTGGCACTACGTGATCCGCCGCTGGATCTCCCTGATGGCGGCCTACTTCTTCCTCTCGCTCGTCTACTGCCTCatctccctcgtcttccaggtgcccttctccaacccgccggcgtcccccgtcgaggtggccgagAACCCCAACGCCTACGGCCGCGCCTCCTTCATCGTCTTCTGGCTTCTCAACTTCCTCGGCATGGCGGCCCTCGGCATGGCCTGCGAGAACATGGCCATGGTCATCGGCCCCCGCTGGGTCGGCCTCTGGCTGACCTTCTGGACGCTGACCAACACCCTCACCGGCTTCTGGCCGCCCGACATCGCGCCGGGCTTCTACCGCTGGGCCTACGCCTGGCCGTACCACCACGTCATCGAGGGCAGCCGCCAGATCCTGTTCGACCTGCACTCGCGCATCGGCCTCAACTTCGGCGTGCTCTTCGCCTGGGTCGCCGTGAACACGGTGCTGTTCGTGCCGGCGTGCTACGTGCTGCGCtggaaggacgagaaggagatcCGGAGCCGGGAGACCAAGATGCCGCACTTCCACCTCCACCGCTACGACGTGGAGACGGCGATCCCCAAGCAGCCGGGCGTCGCGCccccgaggaggaagagggggttCCTGCGGGCGTTGTAGCTTTGTTCACGCAAAGTTGGGAATGGTTTAATGTTTACTGGCGTTTTTAGACCCGTGCTAGCGGATGATTTATCTGGGGTTTAAGAATCTTGGGAAAAGACTGATAAATGGGTTGATACTTGGGTCGGGACATGGACAGTCATTGCAACCTTTTGCAACACCTATTAATAACTCTAGCATGGATTTTTTTTGTATGCAGAATCACATGAATTAGTTTGCCCTTGCATAAACACATAGGCCGCTGTTAAGTCCGGGCTTCCCTGAGATGCGTGAATCGATAAGCTCTATGTCGAGAGAGTGGCCTTCCTCGGCTGCTTGCAGCACAGACGTGACGAATGACTCTGCCGGCATTTGAATCAGCCAGAAAGTCTTTCTGGTCGGTCTCGTGCCCTTGATGACATCCGATGGACAAATGCCACCGACTCTAGGTCTCCTTCCGCTTTGACGACGGCAACATTACCATACGATGTACAAGATCACCATCAACGGTGACGAGGCCTTCGTGCCGTCATCTTTGAGAAGTCCAGAGTTGGGAGCTCTCTTGACCCCAGAGGGTTTAAGGCTTTGGAAGTTGATTATTAAACATTGTCATCTCTGGTATCAGTGTTACGCCCCACCCCAAATGGTTTCAAGGGTTAAAAAAAAAGTTGATGTTGTTAAGGGCTACACATAGGTATCAATAGTTGTCACGAGGAGATTTGTAAGGCGTTAATTACCTACTAGAATTAACGGCGTCGTTTTTTTGCGACAAGATTATATGTTGAAAGTCGCTTGAATTAAGTAAAATAGGTAGGCCCTACTGCCTCTGTATATATAGTGCGCAAAGCAGCAGTTACTTAGTCCAAAGTAGGCCCTTTCCAGCGCTAGGCGCAAACTCTCTATTATCCTAGTTTTAACCATTAGATCAGCTGCAGTAATTAGCCCCACTTGCGTAAAGCCATCACGCTAATCGATAAACACTATCAATACTGTTGAACCTCtgttcttttttctttctttttttcttttccaaaTCACATGTCACTAGATAGTGTTGTATTTTTCCTTAGCTTTGGTAAAgacctggacgaggccaaTATGTCAAGCAGTTTTGTGGCATAGTTAACAGCTACTTGATATACAACAATGGGAGACTGTAAACAAGAACTGATCTCCACGAAAAAAACATACTTGTATGCGAGCTTGAGCCGGGAAAGTTGCCACAGACCTCCAGAATAAATCGGCATGCGCCAGACAACTCAACCCTGGAGTTGTCAGACGAAAGAAGTTGCGGATCAAGGTGAAGCCCGAAACGAAACGTAGTGATCGTGAATAGCATGCGCCGGGTAGACCACACCAACAAGTTTTCCTTCCACGACGCAGCCCCTTACGCTGTTGGTTGGCTCCTCCATTGATACCCTACGACATGGCGATCCATCATCCCACACGGCGGCTAACGTCATATTGATCACCTATCATCCTGGAGAACGATATAGAGGCGTCAGGGCAAAAGCTTGCCAGGTTCCCCGAGGCAGCGGACGCGTGAGGTGTCAACAGCTTCCGAAGGCTAACTGGTTTCCGACAGAAAGAGGCCGTCCTGTCGAATACCGGATGCCCCAACAGGATTCGAGGTGAACCCAAGGCGGCTACGGCGGGCTTGCTGCGTACAGACAGTGTGTGTGCCCGAAAAGTCTGCTCAAGCAGACAGTCCTTATTGGTACAAACAGCCTGACCATGCTTGCagttcccccccccctccccctcgtaCCTCAGTCTCGAGTAGCTCAGAATAAGCCAAGGTTTTTCTTCCCGTACCCCGCATTGTctctcgaggacggcatgCCGAGAGACGATTCGTGGATCATCAGACGGAGACCAACCATGGACCCCGGGGGGGGCTGCACGGCGGTTGGGCGGTCAAGCCAAATGCCAGCACACATCATCTGCCGAAGAAACTCTAGACGGCCTTCCGTTGCCCCGTGCCAACCAGCCCTAAACTTTCTCTGCAACTCATTGTCAAATGGGAAACGGGACAGAAGGGGATAAATAAATGTACTGAGAGAAGCCCGGCCGCCGatccctctccccctctcctaGAAGCAGGTTTCCCCACGCAGCGTCGCATCGTGCGTACCAAGCCCGGCTTAGGGTGTTCTCTCGCGTTGCTaccctcgtcgacgcgcAGGGGATCTCGATATTTAAGATAAAGAGGTTTGTCCCGAGGACCGTTCCTTCGAAGAGGGGGTGCTGTGAAGATGGTGCTATCCACCATCAACGAGATCACGGTCGAAGCCGACAAGAAATGTAAGcccccccatccatccattcatCCTCCCCattcccccccttctcccctcgTCCTGTGTCACCACCTAGAGACTGACTCGGGTGACATTTTGTAGCTCCCTA from Colletotrichum higginsianum IMI 349063 chromosome 4, whole genome shotgun sequence includes:
- a CDS encoding MNNG and nitrosoguanidine resistance protein, yielding MTKRYEGEGQKPITHRRPKSPKKPGQRANTTANAMLRNKTTTKTNTDMTANNRTGREALDTQRADLFGDWMKSRAPQHESLPHQSVSWWDPGLATLRKHISVMWCRNTFIICVSMFLILCLYWGIVFRIEENLPSLVCFVVDFDGQAAPYDAVTPLVGPAVTALANETLNSPVPSIGYQIRTAAEFDFDPLKVREAVYHFKAWSAVVVNPNATALLRAAVEVGNASYDPTGAVQVITMSGRDSFMTYSYILPSLTTFTSDLMTRFGEAWAAMLMADDTLTKETLRAAASAVNPGVSPLMLDLRPFGPPAAIPAVTFGLSFLIAHLGFTYYLADDRKCIVPEGHPPVHYWHYVIRRWISLMAAYFFLSLVYCLISLVFQVPFSNPPASPVEVAENPNAYGRASFIVFWLLNFLGMAALGMACENMAMVIGPRWVGLWLTFWTLTNTLTGFWPPDIAPGFYRWAYAWPYHHVIEGSRQILFDLHSRIGLNFGVLFAWVAVNTVLFVPACYVLRWKDEKEIRSRETKMPHFHLHRYDVETAIPKQPGVAPPRRKRGFLRAL
- a CDS encoding ABC transporter, which encodes MAAPKSAFWRQVSTLTTKNLTILYARHPASTIYTALLLPIILTVYLGIGRNLNSPQNDYGIAEPRPVRSLRDGLAAADGSARDTVVFVNNGLAGGEIDRVIGSLSQEVTDAGKIATTIEDPTELGRICRSSFRATTSCYGAVVFHSSPSEGSAGGVDGDSGGIWNYTLRGDGALGSRFRVDDDDNDAQVYTLPLQRAVDSAIAVVTTTTTNNNDDDNNSQSSTPLAGTREWGFTDETEDERQASARRRYQQTIIDYLGVSFVLALIGMSYHLPGHIATERERGLSQLIDSMMSTRHEWEAQAVRMVANLYSFFAVYVPGWIAASVIARSMIWRETNIGVVIVFFVLGGLALTSQAVLGASFFKKAQLSGVVNSLVYVLLGVLAQALPDPGTGAVTALSLLFMPCSFVFFIKSMARFEAEGQPMDLLRAPPNSASALPGIAIWVFLIVQFLVYPLLAALVERRIHGIGSESRRVYKGDGARPEDAVIIHGLTKVYSPGLFRRAFSFVSKPRPSTVAVNNLDLTAKRGEILALLGANGSGKSTTLDAIAGISRFNQGSISIDASGGIGIAPQKNVLWDELTVAEHIAIFNQLKSPAAGTGGHEDQDQLIHSIGLSTKRKAQSKTLSGGQKRKLQLGMMLTGGSAVCCVDEVSSGIDALSRRKIWDILLSERGRRTIILTTHFLDEADLLADNIAILSRGSLRAEGSSVALKNALGDGYRVHVLDAKDVREPPEVGGVAMAVSSNTITYTAPSSKLAAEVIRALEGRRIPYRISSPNIEDVFLNVAEEVRGEDLKSIRDGPTVGSSPTSSQEPTEEKDKDVMVARGGGRDTLGLQSGRQAGFLEQTPVLVQKRFTLFKTNWIPYAIVFVVPIVAAAVMQLLVADEGPTSCDPADLTSGSGNLDNYREALEGASIAAGPSSAFSSSAMGDLLGFLAPPGSNGSNDTTGNNISLSDSYQDLSRFIEDNRRSITPGGLWAGSGTDAPPTIAYRTDANAVFAAVILQNLLSITATNISIAAAYAPFDSVIPSSTLTTAQLAIYFSIALSIVPAFFGLYPNVERRSQVRGLQYSSGVRSLPLWASHLLFDFGVFLAPLLLAAVIFATSSDIWFAPGYLFPVFLLYGVTSILLSYVLSLLTSSQVATFAAIMAYNGVGFAVYLIAFLYIITFSPATVSDRNILIGHYTISAVFPVASVCRALLVGLNTFSLACSGTGFGDPGALNAYGGPILYLAVQAILLFSILLYNDSGNKLPAFLTRKSSPSAASSVAQANEDPEVASERVHVDSISDDDGLQVRHVTKKFGSFTAVDDVSFGVRHGEVFALLGPNGAGKSTTISLIRGDIQPSRSSSGGGGDVLVEKVSVTAQRALARSNLGVCPQFDAVDAMTVAEHLRHYARLRGVPDAEDQVRAVIRAVGLDAHVDVPAQHLSGGNRRKLSLGIALTGNPSVMLLDEPSSGLDAAAKRVMWRTLAGIVPGRSILLTTHSMEEADALAGRAGIVAQRMLAVGEVGELRSRFGDSLYVHLVSRTAPHSTEAEMERMRRWVVGAFPSARVEAETYHGQMRFSVSASDVLQRNGGGGGGQEDLGRDRGDGDSRAEGSSRELSAIGRLIVMLEENRDVLGIEHHSVSPTTLSDVFLAIVGQHNVQEEGYAARPGEKKINWRKILLGF